In one Dehalococcoidales bacterium genomic region, the following are encoded:
- a CDS encoding flavin reductase family protein — protein sequence MTKKTFGPQPWLIPNPTVLVGSTFNGKPNFAPFAWCGITGGEPPTVSVGVRPQRHTLKGIYQNLTFSVNIPSVDLIKETDYCGMVSGLDTDKVKTCGFKVFYGKLLDAPLIEQCPVNLECEVAHLLNLGSHILIVGKIIESHVTEDCLTDGQPDIMKIRPFVYSRGPAARYNAVGEVIGQAYDIGKALKK from the coding sequence ATGACGAAAAAGACATTCGGACCACAGCCCTGGCTTATTCCCAACCCCACGGTACTGGTGGGTTCCACGTTTAACGGCAAGCCCAACTTCGCGCCTTTTGCCTGGTGCGGCATCACCGGCGGCGAGCCGCCTACCGTATCCGTGGGGGTGCGGCCGCAGCGGCATACCCTGAAAGGCATTTACCAGAACCTGACCTTCTCCGTGAACATCCCGTCCGTCGACCTGATAAAGGAGACCGACTACTGCGGGATGGTATCCGGCCTGGATACGGACAAAGTAAAGACCTGCGGCTTCAAGGTATTCTACGGCAAACTGCTCGACGCCCCGCTTATCGAGCAGTGCCCGGTCAACCTAGAATGCGAGGTAGCCCACCTGCTGAACCTCGGCTCCCACATCCTCATCGTCGGAAAAATTATAGAGTCGCACGTGACGGAAGATTGCCTTACGGACGGCCAACCGGATATCATGAAGATAAGACCCTTTGTGTACAGTCGGGGTCCCGCCGCCCGCTACAACGCGGTCGGGGAGGTTATCGGGCAGGCTTACGACATCGGCAAAGCGCTGAAAAAATAA
- a CDS encoding flavin reductase family protein, which produces MKKTRLEPMPLLFPHPTVMVGIDVDGRPDFVTVAWATIACGTPPWIAIALNRVRHSLKGIREKMVFSVNIPNTALVKETDYCGIATGAKHDKAKECNFKVFYGDIPGAPYIEQCPLNIGCTAEHILKLGSHYLVAGPIKEIYASDDCLTDGKLDAGKIDPIVYMTYPGGTYHRLGEVIGKAFSDGKQIRDVKDDWERQLAK; this is translated from the coding sequence ATGAAAAAGACCAGGCTGGAACCCATGCCGCTGCTTTTCCCCCACCCCACGGTAATGGTGGGCATAGACGTGGACGGAAGGCCGGACTTCGTGACGGTGGCCTGGGCGACGATAGCCTGCGGCACCCCGCCGTGGATAGCGATAGCGCTCAACCGCGTGCGTCACTCCTTGAAGGGAATCCGCGAGAAAATGGTCTTCTCCGTCAACATCCCCAACACGGCGCTGGTCAAGGAAACGGACTACTGCGGCATCGCCACCGGGGCCAAGCACGATAAAGCCAAAGAGTGCAACTTCAAGGTCTTTTACGGGGACATACCCGGGGCGCCGTACATCGAGCAGTGCCCGCTGAACATAGGGTGCACGGCCGAGCACATTTTGAAGCTGGGCAGCCATTACCTGGTGGCGGGGCCGATTAAAGAGATTTACGCCTCCGACGACTGCCTGACCGACGGCAAGCTGGACGCGGGGAAAATCGACCCGATAGTTTACATGACGTATCCGGGCGGGACCTACCACCGGCTGGGGGAAGTAATCGGCAAGGCTTTCAGCGACGGCAAGCAAATCCGCGATGTGAAGGATGACTGGGAAAGGCAGCTGGCGAAGTAG
- a CDS encoding HypC/HybG/HupF family hydrogenase formation chaperone, producing the protein MCLAIPALIRSVNGEQAVADIEGVTREISLQLTPEAKEGDYVLLHTGYAISIIDPGEAEETLKLLREMTEAE; encoded by the coding sequence ATGTGTTTAGCCATACCGGCGCTGATACGGTCGGTTAACGGGGAGCAGGCGGTGGCGGACATCGAGGGAGTGACGCGGGAAATCAGCCTCCAGCTTACGCCGGAAGCCAAAGAGGGCGATTACGTGCTGCTGCACACCGGCTACGCCATCAGCATCATCGACCCGGGGGAGGCGGAAGAGACGCTAAAGCTTTTAAGGGAGATGACGGAGGCGGAGTGA
- the hypD gene encoding hydrogenase formation protein HypD, whose amino-acid sequence MKYVEEYRDAELGKKLLERIRHRSRKPARLMEFCGGHTVAIFKHGLRQLLPPNIQMLSGPGCPVCVTAAADLDKAMALGKLPGVIITSFGDMIRVPGSRSSLQKAKAEGADVRIVYSAQDAIGIARDNPAKTVVFIGIGFETTAPTIAASVLQSEKEQIKNYCVLSLHKVCPPIMKAILDLGEVRLDGIVCPGHVSAVIGSRPYQFLADDYHMACAVAGFEFVDILLAIDLLVEQIESGRPEVAVPYRRGVKEGGNPAALKLMDTVFEVGEADWRGIGIVPDSGLKLRQRYESFDAEKRFDIKVSPAQEPKGCICGAVLRGVNTPNDCKLFRRTCTPENPVGPCMVSSEGACATYYEYGSEK is encoded by the coding sequence ATGAAATACGTTGAAGAATACCGGGACGCGGAGCTGGGGAAAAAGCTTTTGGAGCGGATACGGCATCGCTCCCGCAAGCCCGCCCGGCTGATGGAGTTCTGCGGCGGGCACACGGTGGCTATTTTCAAGCACGGGCTGCGGCAGCTATTGCCCCCCAACATCCAAATGCTTTCCGGTCCCGGCTGCCCGGTGTGCGTGACCGCCGCCGCGGACCTGGACAAAGCCATGGCGCTGGGCAAACTACCCGGCGTGATTATTACCAGCTTCGGGGATATGATTAGAGTGCCGGGGAGCCGGTCCAGCCTGCAAAAAGCCAAAGCGGAGGGCGCGGACGTGCGCATCGTCTACTCGGCGCAGGACGCTATAGGTATAGCGCGGGACAACCCGGCGAAAACGGTGGTGTTTATCGGCATCGGGTTCGAGACCACCGCCCCCACGATTGCGGCCTCGGTATTGCAGTCGGAAAAAGAACAGATTAAAAACTACTGCGTCCTCTCCCTGCACAAGGTCTGCCCGCCCATCATGAAAGCCATTTTAGACCTGGGCGAGGTGCGGCTGGACGGCATCGTCTGTCCCGGGCACGTCAGCGCCGTGATCGGGTCGCGCCCCTACCAGTTCCTGGCCGACGATTATCATATGGCCTGCGCCGTGGCCGGATTCGAATTCGTGGATATTTTGCTGGCCATAGATTTACTGGTGGAGCAAATCGAAAGCGGGCGGCCGGAGGTGGCGGTACCCTACCGGCGGGGGGTAAAGGAGGGGGGCAACCCGGCGGCGCTAAAGCTGATGGATACCGTCTTTGAGGTCGGGGAGGCGGACTGGCGGGGCATCGGGATAGTGCCGGACAGCGGACTGAAGCTGCGCCAGCGATACGAAAGCTTCGACGCCGAAAAGCGGTTCGACATCAAGGTCAGTCCCGCTCAAGAGCCCAAAGGCTGTATCTGCGGGGCGGTGCTGCGGGGCGTGAACACCCCTAACGACTGCAAGCTTTTCCGCCGGACCTGCACGCCGGAAAATCCTGTGGGGCCGTGCATGGTATCGTCCGAGGGGGCCTGCGCGACCTATTATGAGTATGGAAGTGAAAAGTAG